A section of the Mycobacteriales bacterium genome encodes:
- a CDS encoding MFS transporter: MTDDPSELEPAVAATAGRGGVLGLLRHVAIDLSPLRTSREFRLLWSGQAVSFLGSFVTYVAVQYQMYQLTHSSLAVGMLALCELVPLLTMSFVGGALADAVDRRKLFLRAETALTCVPLLLLLNALLPHPRVWPLYVLAGAAAGLDGLGRPSLWALLPQLVEKDQLASATALHSLYVNLGAVAGPALGGLLIATLGLRGAYGADVASFAISLATLRAMRATPPPDDAERPSLRSVVEGFRYARSNPVLMGTYLVDFNAMIFGMPSALFPELAAKRFASSGLAPATVLGLLHGATYAGALLGTMTSGWVRHVRRHGAAILWSVVAWGVAITAFGFATSLWLALPLIAVAGAGDFVSATFRSTIWNQTIPDHLRGRLAGIELANVASGPLLGNAEAGAMARLTSARFSIVSGGLACLAGTALIALLLPGFARYRSDRGGET, encoded by the coding sequence ATGACCGACGACCCGAGCGAGCTCGAACCCGCCGTCGCCGCGACGGCCGGGCGCGGCGGTGTCCTCGGCCTCCTGCGGCACGTCGCGATCGACCTGTCGCCCCTGCGCACGTCGCGGGAGTTCCGGCTGCTCTGGTCGGGGCAGGCGGTGTCGTTCCTCGGGTCGTTCGTGACCTACGTCGCCGTGCAGTACCAGATGTACCAGCTCACCCACTCGTCGCTCGCCGTCGGGATGCTCGCGCTCTGCGAGCTGGTGCCGTTGCTGACGATGTCGTTCGTCGGCGGCGCGCTCGCCGACGCCGTCGACCGGCGCAAGCTGTTCCTGCGCGCGGAGACCGCGCTCACCTGCGTCCCCCTGCTCCTGCTGCTCAACGCCCTCCTCCCGCACCCGCGCGTCTGGCCGCTGTACGTGCTGGCGGGCGCGGCGGCCGGGCTGGACGGGCTGGGGCGGCCGTCGCTGTGGGCGCTGCTGCCGCAGCTGGTGGAGAAGGACCAGCTCGCGTCGGCGACGGCGTTGCACAGCCTCTACGTCAACCTCGGCGCGGTCGCCGGCCCTGCGCTCGGCGGGCTGCTCATCGCGACGCTCGGGCTGCGCGGGGCGTACGGCGCGGACGTGGCGTCGTTCGCGATCTCGCTGGCGACGCTGCGCGCGATGCGGGCGACGCCGCCACCGGACGACGCCGAACGCCCCAGCCTGCGCAGCGTCGTGGAGGGGTTCCGCTACGCGCGGAGCAACCCGGTGCTGATGGGCACCTACCTCGTCGACTTCAACGCGATGATCTTCGGGATGCCGTCGGCGCTGTTTCCCGAGCTGGCCGCGAAGCGGTTCGCGTCGAGCGGCCTCGCGCCCGCGACGGTGCTGGGGCTGCTGCACGGCGCGACGTACGCGGGCGCGCTGCTCGGCACGATGACCTCCGGCTGGGTCCGCCACGTCCGCCGCCACGGCGCCGCGATCCTCTGGTCGGTGGTGGCGTGGGGCGTGGCGATCACGGCGTTCGGGTTCGCGACGTCGCTGTGGCTGGCACTGCCGCTCATCGCGGTGGCGGGCGCGGGCGACTTCGTCAGCGCGACGTTCCGCTCGACCATCTGGAACCAGACGATCCCCGACCACCTGCGCGGCCGCCTGGCCGGGATCGAGCTCGCCAACGTCGCGTCCGGGCCGTTGCTCGGCAACGCCGAGGCGGGCGCGATGGCGCGCCTGACCAGCGCGCGGTTCTCCATCGTGAGCGGCGGCCTCGCCTGCCTCGCCGGCACCGCACTGATCGCGTTGCTGCTGCCGGGGTTCGCGCGGTACCGCTCCGACCGCGGCGGCGAGACCTAG